In one Salipiger abyssi genomic region, the following are encoded:
- the cysE gene encoding serine O-acetyltransferase, producing the protein MAETRARIAELDPVWARITREAEEAVAAEPLLGGMVHVSVLHHATIEGALAFRISMKLANGEMSEQILREICDKAYASDPWLARAARADIRATHDRDPACHRFLQPLLYFKGFQAVQSQRVAHWLWSEGRKDLASFFQMRASELFGVDIHPAAKIGQGIMIDHAHSIVIGETAVVGNDVSILHSVTLGGTGKEDEDRHPKIGDGVLIGAGAKVLGNIRIGSGSRIAAGSVVLEEVPPCKTVAGVPAKIVGDAGCDQPSRNMDQKLTGCNCSG; encoded by the coding sequence ATGGCCGAAACCCGCGCAAGGATCGCCGAGCTGGACCCGGTCTGGGCCCGCATCACCCGCGAGGCCGAAGAGGCCGTCGCCGCCGAGCCGCTGCTGGGCGGGATGGTGCATGTCTCGGTGCTGCACCACGCCACCATAGAGGGGGCGCTGGCCTTCCGGATCTCGATGAAGCTCGCCAATGGCGAGATGTCGGAACAGATCCTGCGCGAGATCTGCGACAAGGCCTATGCCTCGGACCCGTGGCTGGCGCGTGCCGCGCGGGCCGATATCCGTGCCACCCATGACCGCGACCCGGCCTGCCACCGGTTTCTCCAGCCGCTGCTCTATTTCAAGGGCTTCCAGGCGGTGCAGAGCCAGCGTGTGGCGCATTGGCTGTGGAGCGAGGGGCGCAAGGATCTCGCCTCCTTCTTCCAGATGCGCGCCTCGGAGCTCTTCGGCGTCGATATCCACCCGGCGGCGAAGATCGGGCAGGGCATCATGATCGACCACGCCCATTCCATTGTCATCGGCGAGACGGCGGTGGTGGGCAACGATGTCTCGATCCTGCATTCGGTGACGCTGGGCGGCACCGGCAAGGAGGACGAGGACCGTCACCCCAAGATCGGCGACGGCGTATTGATCGGTGCCGGCGCCAAGGTGCTGGGCAATATCCGCATCGGCAGCGGCTCGCGCATCGCGGCGGGCTCGGTGGTGCTGGAAGAGGTGCCGCCCTGCAAGACCGTGGCGGGGGTGCCGGCAAAGATCGTCGGCGATGCCGGCTGCGATCAGCCGTCGCGCAACATGGATCAGAAGCTCACCGGCTGCAACTGCTCGGGCTGA
- a CDS encoding DUF7742 family protein, translating into MRPVLHGDLICAACALLSVPQGQRWRAARDLVARADAADRYRRRIGRAHAEWGNGTLMSAALSQAIAPERRLDDPDYADCLILVLEALRCHRRGLPGR; encoded by the coding sequence ATGAGGCCGGTGCTGCATGGCGATCTGATCTGCGCCGCCTGCGCGCTGTTGAGCGTGCCGCAGGGGCAGCGCTGGCGGGCTGCGCGGGATCTGGTGGCGCGGGCCGATGCGGCGGACCGCTACCGCCGCCGCATCGGCCGGGCGCATGCGGAATGGGGCAACGGCACGCTGATGTCGGCGGCGCTGTCGCAGGCGATTGCGCCTGAGCGGCGGCTCGACGATCCCGATTACGCCGATTGCCTGATCCTGGTGCTGGAGGCGCTGCGGTGCCATCGGCGCGGCCTGCCCGGGCGCTGA
- a CDS encoding baseplate multidomain protein megatron has protein sequence MATILFSAVGAAAGSAIGGSVLGLSMTAVGRFIGASFGRALDQRLMGKGAETVETGRIERFRLSGAGEGAAIAQVYGRMRVGGHVIWATEFVEHVKKKKTGGGGKGQPSGPTVKSYSYSVSLALALCKGEISGVNRVWADGAELPVSDLNMRVYPGSRDQAPDPRMEAEEGAGLVPAYRGTAYVVIEDLMLEAFGNRVPQFSFEVTRPVQDDPEDVPHAIRGVAMIPGTGEYALATEPVHMKYGKGSSGVVNVNSPSEAPDFNTSLDQLTDEMPGCGAVSLVVSWFGSDLRCGQCEIKPKIEQDEFDGKKMKWKVSGLARGAAELVPRVEDRPVYGGTPCDASVVQAIRRMADRGLEVMYYPFILMEQLEGNGLEDPWSGAEDQPPLPWRGRITLSAAPGRDGSPDGTAAAASEVADFIGTVTAADFSVGDGTVSYDGPAEWSYSRFILHQAALCAAAGGVESFCIGSEMRALTQIRSDSGFPAVAALRALAAECRALLGPEVKLGYAADWSEYFGYHPQDGTGDVYFHLDPLWADDQIDFIGIDNYMPLSDWRDGDDHADAHWGAIYNPDYLMANVAGGEGYDWYYPSAEARAAQRREPITDGAHDEPWVFRYKDLRGWWGNAHHERIGGVRQADPTAWEPGSKPLRFTELGCAALDKGTNQPNKFLDPKSSESRLPYYSNGLRDELIQRQYLRAMHAYWGDPAHNPVSEEYGGPMLDMDHAYVWAWDARPYPWFPGLSELWTDGGNYRRGHWLNGRVSSRTLASVVAEICDSVGLHDYDVSGLHGWVRGYAVDQVGDARRALQPLMLAHGVDAIERDGALVFALRRGRDAVELAPERLAVSEELDGDLVRSRASEAEMAGRVRLRFVEADGDHAIAAEETVLPDEETHAVAESELSMALTRREARMTVERWLAEGRVARESLRFALPPSQLPVAAGDVVSLPAEAGRVLARVDRVEIGTHQLVDAVRIEPDVYLPSDFPDDAPSLRAFIPAVQVLPFFLDLPLMSGEEVEHAPHVALTSDPWPGSVAVYESGSDADYVLNEIIAARSAIGVTETPLAAAPAGRIDRGGLLQLRMLSGTLQSIGDEALLAGGNLMAIGDGTPGAWEIFQFRDAQMAGEGVWMLSHRLRGQFGTDGLMPEVWPEGSWVVALDGTPQQIALAAALRRQQRHYRIGPARRGYDDPSYVQEVHAFDGNGLRPYRPAHLRAVETGSGVDVSWIRRTRIDGDSWALHEVPLGEESEAYQLRVTQGETVLRSAQVAQPAWSYDPAQDGISGVYAIEVAQISARYGPGPFARVTLSA, from the coding sequence ATGGCGACGATCCTTTTCTCAGCCGTCGGCGCGGCGGCAGGCAGCGCAATCGGCGGTTCGGTTCTGGGGCTGTCGATGACGGCGGTGGGCCGCTTTATCGGCGCGAGTTTCGGCCGGGCGCTGGATCAGCGGCTGATGGGCAAGGGCGCCGAGACGGTCGAGACCGGCCGCATCGAGCGTTTTCGGCTGAGCGGTGCCGGCGAAGGCGCGGCCATCGCGCAGGTCTATGGGCGGATGCGGGTCGGTGGCCATGTGATCTGGGCCACGGAATTCGTCGAACATGTGAAGAAGAAGAAAACCGGCGGCGGCGGCAAGGGCCAGCCCTCGGGGCCGACGGTGAAGAGCTACAGCTATTCGGTGAGCCTCGCGCTGGCGCTTTGCAAGGGCGAGATTTCAGGGGTGAACCGGGTCTGGGCGGATGGCGCCGAGCTGCCGGTCAGCGATCTGAACATGCGGGTCTATCCGGGCAGCCGCGATCAGGCGCCCGATCCGCGCATGGAGGCGGAGGAGGGCGCAGGTCTGGTGCCAGCCTATCGCGGCACCGCCTATGTGGTGATCGAGGATCTGATGCTGGAAGCCTTCGGCAACCGGGTGCCGCAGTTCAGTTTCGAGGTGACGCGACCGGTGCAGGACGACCCCGAGGATGTGCCGCATGCGATCCGCGGCGTGGCGATGATCCCGGGCACGGGGGAATATGCGCTGGCGACGGAGCCGGTACATATGAAATACGGCAAGGGATCTTCGGGGGTGGTGAACGTGAACTCGCCCTCCGAAGCGCCGGATTTCAACACGTCGCTGGATCAACTCACCGACGAGATGCCGGGCTGCGGCGCGGTCTCGCTGGTGGTGAGCTGGTTCGGCAGCGATCTGCGCTGTGGGCAATGTGAGATCAAACCCAAGATCGAACAGGATGAGTTCGACGGGAAAAAGATGAAATGGAAAGTCTCGGGGCTGGCACGCGGCGCGGCGGAGCTGGTGCCCCGCGTCGAGGACCGTCCGGTCTATGGCGGCACACCCTGCGATGCCTCGGTGGTGCAGGCGATCCGGCGCATGGCGGATCGCGGGCTGGAGGTGATGTATTACCCCTTCATCCTGATGGAGCAGCTGGAGGGCAACGGGCTCGAAGACCCGTGGAGCGGCGCGGAAGACCAGCCGCCGCTGCCCTGGCGCGGGCGGATCACCCTGAGCGCGGCGCCGGGGCGTGACGGCTCGCCCGACGGCACGGCGGCGGCGGCCAGCGAGGTGGCGGATTTCATCGGCACCGTGACGGCGGCGGATTTCTCCGTGGGCGACGGCACGGTGAGCTATGACGGGCCGGCGGAATGGTCCTATAGCCGGTTCATCCTGCATCAGGCGGCGCTCTGCGCGGCGGCGGGCGGGGTCGAGTCCTTCTGCATCGGGTCTGAGATGCGGGCGCTGACGCAGATCCGCTCGGACAGTGGCTTTCCGGCGGTCGCGGCTCTGCGCGCGCTGGCCGCCGAATGCCGCGCGCTGCTGGGGCCGGAGGTGAAGCTCGGCTATGCCGCCGATTGGTCGGAATATTTCGGCTATCATCCGCAGGACGGGACGGGGGATGTGTATTTCCATCTCGATCCGCTCTGGGCGGACGATCAGATCGACTTTATCGGCATCGACAATTACATGCCGCTGTCGGACTGGCGTGACGGCGACGACCATGCGGATGCGCATTGGGGCGCGATCTACAACCCCGACTACCTCATGGCCAATGTTGCCGGCGGCGAGGGCTATGACTGGTACTACCCCAGTGCCGAGGCGCGCGCGGCGCAGCGCCGGGAGCCCATCACCGACGGGGCGCATGACGAGCCCTGGGTGTTCCGCTACAAGGATCTGCGCGGCTGGTGGGGCAATGCTCATCACGAGCGGATCGGTGGCGTACGGCAGGCCGACCCCACCGCCTGGGAGCCGGGATCGAAGCCCCTGCGCTTTACCGAGCTGGGTTGTGCCGCGCTCGACAAGGGCACCAACCAGCCCAACAAGTTCCTCGATCCGAAAAGCTCTGAAAGCCGGTTGCCGTATTATTCCAATGGCTTGCGAGATGAACTTATCCAGCGGCAATATCTGCGCGCGATGCATGCCTATTGGGGCGATCCGGCGCATAACCCGGTCTCGGAGGAGTATGGCGGGCCGATGCTCGACATGGATCACGCTTATGTCTGGGCCTGGGATGCGCGGCCTTATCCGTGGTTTCCGGGGCTTTCGGAGCTCTGGACCGATGGCGGCAATTACCGGCGCGGGCACTGGCTCAACGGGCGTGTCTCGTCGCGCACGCTGGCCTCGGTGGTGGCGGAGATCTGCGACAGCGTGGGTCTGCACGACTACGATGTGAGCGGGTTGCATGGCTGGGTGCGGGGCTATGCGGTGGACCAGGTGGGCGACGCCCGCCGCGCGCTGCAACCGCTGATGCTGGCGCATGGGGTGGATGCGATCGAGCGCGACGGGGCGCTGGTCTTTGCGCTGCGGCGCGGGCGCGATGCGGTGGAGCTGGCGCCGGAGCGGCTGGCGGTGTCCGAAGAGCTCGACGGCGATCTGGTGCGCAGCCGGGCCAGCGAGGCGGAGATGGCGGGCCGGGTGCGGCTGCGCTTTGTCGAGGCGGATGGCGATCACGCCATTGCCGCCGAAGAGACGGTGCTGCCCGACGAGGAAACCCATGCGGTGGCCGAGTCCGAGCTCTCCATGGCGCTGACCCGGCGCGAGGCGCGGATGACGGTGGAGCGCTGGCTTGCCGAGGGGCGCGTGGCGCGCGAGAGCCTGCGTTTCGCGCTGCCGCCCTCGCAGCTTCCGGTTGCGGCGGGGGATGTGGTCTCGCTGCCCGCCGAGGCGGGGCGGGTGCTGGCGCGGGTCGACCGGGTCGAGATCGGCACGCATCAGCTGGTGGATGCGGTGCGGATCGAGCCGGATGTCTACCTGCCGTCGGATTTCCCCGACGACGCGCCGAGCCTGCGCGCCTTCATCCCGGCGGTGCAGGTGCTGCCCTTCTTCTTGGATCTGCCGCTGATGAGCGGCGAGGAGGTCGAGCACGCGCCGCATGTGGCGCTGACCTCCGATCCGTGGCCGGGATCGGTGGCGGTCTACGAGTCCGGGTCGGATGCGGATTACGTGCTGAACGAGATCATCGCCGCGCGTTCGGCGATCGGCGTGACCGAGACGCCGCTGGCGGCGGCGCCCGCCGGGCGGATCGACCGGGGCGGGCTGTTGCAGCTGCGGATGCTCTCGGGCACGCTGCAATCCATCGGCGACGAAGCGCTGCTCGCGGGGGGCAATCTGATGGCCATCGGCGACGGTACGCCCGGCGCCTGGGAGATCTTTCAGTTCCGCGATGCGCAGATGGCGGGCGAAGGCGTCTGGATGCTGAGCCACCGGCTGCGCGGGCAGTTCGGCACCGACGGTCTCATGCCGGAGGTCTGGCCCGAGGGGTCCTGGGTGGTGGCGCTCGACGGCACACCGCAGCAGATCGCGCTGGCGGCGGCGCTGCGGCGCCAGCAGCGGCATTACCGCATCGGTCCGGCACGGCGCGGCTATGACGATCCGAGCTATGTGCAAGAGGTGCATGCCTTTGACGGCAACGGGTTGCGGCCCTACCGCCCGGCGCATCTGCGCGCGGTCGAGACCGGCAGCGGCGTCGATGTCAGCTGGATCCGGCGCACCCGCATCGACGGTGACAGCTGGGCGCTCCACGAGGTGCCGCTGGGCGAGGAGAGCGAGGCCTATCAGCTGCGCGTGACGCAGGGCGAGACGGTGCTGCGCAGCGCGCAGGTGGCGCAGCCCGCCTGGAGCTACGATCCGGCGCAGGACGGGATTTCGGGCGTCTATGCCATCGAGGTGGCGCAGATCTCGGCGCGTTACGGGCCGGGGCCGTTCGCGAGGGTGACGCTCTCGGCATGA
- a CDS encoding peptidase, whose amino-acid sequence MSGARVVAAARGWIGTPYVHQASVRGAGCDCLGLLRGVWRELIGPEPEQAPPYTMDWSEPQGDEALLRIGLRYMARKPREDEAPGDVLLFRMREGAVAKHLGLQAGIGAAASFVHAYNGHGVIESPLSQPWRRRIAARFALPTEVT is encoded by the coding sequence ATGAGCGGGGCGCGCGTTGTCGCCGCCGCGCGCGGCTGGATCGGCACGCCCTATGTGCATCAGGCCTCGGTCCGGGGCGCGGGCTGCGACTGTCTGGGGCTGTTGCGCGGGGTCTGGCGCGAGCTGATCGGGCCGGAGCCCGAGCAGGCGCCGCCCTACACGATGGACTGGTCCGAGCCACAGGGCGACGAGGCGCTGCTGCGCATCGGGCTGCGCTATATGGCGCGCAAGCCGCGCGAGGACGAGGCACCGGGCGATGTGCTGCTCTTCCGCATGCGCGAGGGCGCGGTGGCGAAACATCTGGGGCTTCAGGCGGGCATCGGCGCGGCGGCGAGCTTTGTGCATGCCTATAACGGGCACGGGGTGATCGAAAGCCCGCTGAGCCAGCCCTGGCGGCGGCGCATCGCGGCGCGCTTTGCCCTTCCAACAGAGGTGACATAA
- a CDS encoding DUF2163 domain-containing protein: MGVDELHVHLATGLTTVARCWAVTRRDGTRYGFTDHDRDLSFDGLVFRADTGLTAMALQQATGLSVDNTEAMGALRDDALSEADIEAGRFDGAEVVSWLVNWRDTDQRRMMFRGSIGEIRRANGAFHAELRGLTEMLNRPVGRVFQAPCSAVLGDAACGADLSEPGYFHEGPALGVEENRSFRFGDLTGFEAGWFQRGRFEVLSGAAEGLSGSIKRDRFWNGERLIELWEPLGAPVAAGDMLRLFAGCDKRFETCRLKFNNILNFQGFPDIPEEDWIMVHPSQAKSQSGGSRR, encoded by the coding sequence ATGGGGGTGGACGAGCTTCACGTGCATCTCGCCACCGGGCTGACCACGGTGGCGCGCTGCTGGGCGGTGACGCGGCGCGACGGCACGCGCTACGGATTCACCGATCACGACCGCGATCTGAGCTTTGACGGGCTCGTGTTTCGCGCCGATACCGGGCTGACGGCGATGGCGCTGCAACAGGCGACCGGGCTCTCGGTGGACAATACCGAGGCCATGGGCGCGCTGCGCGACGATGCGCTGTCGGAGGCGGATATCGAGGCCGGGCGCTTTGACGGGGCCGAAGTTGTCTCGTGGCTGGTGAACTGGCGCGATACCGACCAGCGAAGGATGATGTTCCGGGGCAGCATCGGCGAGATCCGGCGCGCGAATGGCGCGTTTCACGCCGAGCTGCGCGGGCTGACCGAGATGCTGAACCGCCCGGTGGGGCGGGTGTTTCAGGCGCCCTGTAGCGCGGTTCTGGGCGATGCCGCCTGCGGTGCCGATCTGAGCGAGCCGGGGTATTTCCACGAGGGGCCGGCGCTTGGCGTCGAGGAAAACCGCTCCTTCCGCTTTGGCGATCTCACCGGGTTCGAGGCCGGCTGGTTCCAGCGCGGGCGCTTCGAGGTGCTGAGCGGCGCCGCCGAGGGGCTGAGCGGCAGCATCAAGCGCGACCGCTTCTGGAACGGTGAGCGGCTGATCGAACTCTGGGAGCCGCTGGGCGCGCCGGTGGCGGCGGGCGATATGCTCCGGCTTTTCGCCGGGTGCGACAAGCGGTTTGAGACCTGTCGGTTGAAATTCAACAATATCCTGAACTTTCAGGGCTTTCCGGATATTCCCGAAGAGGACTGGATCATGGTGCACCCTTCGCAGGCGAAGTCGCAGAGCGGCGGGAGCCGGCGATGA
- a CDS encoding DUF2460 domain-containing protein: MSFHEVRFPADLSFGALGGPERRTDVVELTSGFEERNSPWAHSRRRYDAGLGLRGLDDIEALLAFFEARHGQLYGFRWKDWADYRSCKPSGRVTPTDQVIAEGDGETRAFQLVKNYRSGAAAYARPITKPVAGTVLAAVQDVEMREGVHFEIDLTTGVITFEEPPLAGVEVSAGFEFDVPVRFDTDRINVSVASFKAGQAPDVPVVEVRV, encoded by the coding sequence ATGAGTTTTCACGAGGTGAGATTTCCGGCGGATCTGAGCTTTGGCGCGCTGGGCGGGCCGGAGCGGCGCACGGATGTGGTCGAACTGACCAGCGGGTTCGAGGAGCGCAACAGCCCCTGGGCGCATTCGCGGCGGCGCTACGACGCCGGGCTGGGGCTGCGCGGGCTCGACGATATCGAGGCGCTGCTGGCGTTTTTCGAGGCGCGGCACGGCCAGCTTTACGGATTCCGCTGGAAGGACTGGGCGGATTACCGGTCGTGCAAACCCAGCGGCAGGGTGACGCCCACCGATCAGGTGATCGCCGAGGGCGACGGCGAAACCCGGGCCTTTCAACTGGTCAAGAATTACCGCTCGGGCGCCGCCGCCTATGCCCGCCCGATCACGAAGCCGGTGGCCGGCACGGTGCTGGCGGCGGTGCAGGATGTCGAGATGCGCGAGGGCGTGCATTTCGAGATCGACCTGACCACCGGGGTGATCACATTCGAAGAGCCGCCGCTGGCCGGGGTCGAGGTCTCGGCAGGGTTCGAATTCGACGTGCCGGTGCGGTTCGATACCGACCGGATCAATGTCAGCGTCGCGAGCTTCAAGGCGGGCCAGGCGCCCGACGTGCCGGTGGTGGAGGTGCGGGTCTGA
- a CDS encoding phage tail tape measure protein: MTDLDTLDDLETEIAGLEQRLGSASAMAAGFDAEMKRIHQTFSATGRNVAKLEGALSKGLGRAIDAVVLDGAKLSEALEQVARSMIDTAYKAAVKPVTQHVGGMLAGNLAGLFSGFSWFEKGGSFSQGRVMPFASGGVVNGPVSFPMRGGTGLMGEAGPEAIMPLTRGPDGKLGVRAQSGGAQPVTVVMNITTPDAQSFRRSQSQIAAQMSRALGQGARNR; encoded by the coding sequence ATGACCGATTTGGACACGCTGGACGATCTGGAGACCGAGATAGCCGGGCTGGAACAGCGGCTTGGCTCCGCCAGCGCCATGGCGGCGGGGTTCGATGCCGAGATGAAGCGCATCCACCAGACCTTTTCCGCGACGGGGCGCAATGTGGCCAAGCTGGAGGGTGCGCTGAGCAAGGGGCTGGGGCGCGCCATCGACGCGGTGGTGCTGGACGGCGCAAAGCTGAGCGAGGCACTGGAGCAGGTGGCCCGCTCGATGATCGACACCGCCTACAAGGCCGCGGTGAAGCCGGTGACCCAGCATGTGGGCGGGATGCTGGCGGGCAATCTCGCCGGGCTCTTCAGCGGGTTTTCCTGGTTCGAAAAGGGCGGCTCCTTCAGCCAGGGGCGGGTGATGCCCTTTGCCAGCGGCGGCGTGGTGAACGGGCCGGTGAGCTTTCCCATGCGCGGCGGCACCGGGCTGATGGGCGAGGCGGGGCCCGAGGCGATCATGCCGCTGACCCGCGGGCCGGACGGCAAGCTCGGGGTGCGGGCGCAGAGCGGCGGTGCGCAGCCGGTCACGGTGGTGATGAACATCACCACGCCGGACGCGCAGAGCTTTCGGCGCAGCCAGTCGCAGATCGCGGCGCAGATGAGCCGCGCGCTCGGCCAGGGCGCGCGCAACAGGTGA
- a CDS encoding rcc01693 family protein — translation MSDGFAWQQLLRAGLRGLGLTPEQFWTLTPAELRLMLGEESGGTPMGRARLDELIAAFPDEMKGDAR, via the coding sequence ATGAGCGACGGGTTTGCCTGGCAGCAGCTGCTGCGCGCGGGTCTGCGCGGGCTGGGGCTGACGCCCGAGCAGTTCTGGACGCTCACCCCCGCCGAGCTGCGGCTGATGCTGGGGGAAGAGAGCGGCGGCACACCGATGGGACGGGCGCGGCTCGATGAGCTGATCGCGGCCTTCCCCGACGAGATGAAAGGAGATGCCCGATGA
- a CDS encoding gene transfer agent family protein → MANPWRGEVALTLDGEERAMRLTLGALAELEAGLEEGSLVALVQRFEEGRCSTRDVLALIVAGLRGGGWEGSAADLLRAEIAGGPMAAAKAAAELLARAFMLPEESG, encoded by the coding sequence ATGGCCAATCCGTGGCGGGGAGAGGTGGCGCTGACCCTTGACGGCGAGGAGCGCGCCATGCGGCTGACGCTGGGGGCGCTGGCCGAGCTGGAAGCTGGGCTCGAGGAGGGCTCTCTGGTGGCGCTGGTGCAGCGCTTCGAGGAGGGCCGGTGCAGCACGCGCGACGTGCTGGCGCTGATCGTCGCCGGGCTGCGCGGCGGCGGCTGGGAGGGGAGCGCGGCGGATCTGCTGCGCGCCGAGATCGCCGGCGGCCCGATGGCCGCGGCGAAGGCGGCGGCGGAGCTGCTGGCGCGGGCCTTCATGCTGCCGGAGGAAAGCGGATGA
- a CDS encoding phage major tail protein, TP901-1 family, whose product MGAQNGKDLLIKVDLTGDGQFETMAGLRATRVSFNAESVDVTTLESQGGWRELLAGAGVKSANISGSGVFRDAGTDERARQIFFDGETPDFQVIIPDFGTVEGAFQLTSIEYAGSHNGEATYEVSLASAGALQFVPVPVA is encoded by the coding sequence ATGGGTGCCCAGAACGGCAAGGATCTTTTGATCAAGGTGGATCTGACCGGCGACGGCCAGTTCGAGACCATGGCGGGGCTGCGCGCGACGCGGGTGAGCTTCAACGCGGAAAGCGTCGATGTGACGACGCTGGAGAGCCAGGGCGGCTGGCGCGAGCTGCTGGCGGGGGCCGGGGTGAAATCGGCCAATATCTCGGGCTCGGGCGTGTTCCGCGACGCGGGCACGGACGAGCGCGCCCGGCAGATCTTTTTCGACGGGGAGACGCCGGATTTCCAGGTGATCATCCCGGATTTCGGCACGGTGGAAGGGGCGTTTCAGCTGACCTCCATCGAATATGCTGGCTCGCATAATGGCGAGGCGACCTATGAGGTCTCGCTCGCCTCGGCGGGGGCGCTGCAATTCGTGCCGGTACCGGTGGCGTAA
- a CDS encoding DUF3168 domain-containing protein, with the protein MSYAMSAALQGAVYQQLSGDGALSALVGSDIYDALPAGTLPGLYVLLGSETAKDASDQSGGGAWHDLTVAVVTDAAGFQMAKTVAAAACDALNDAGLALDRGRLVSLRFLKARAKRESGGLRRIDMTFRARVEDD; encoded by the coding sequence ATGAGCTATGCGATGTCGGCGGCGTTGCAGGGCGCCGTGTATCAGCAGCTTTCGGGCGACGGGGCGCTGAGCGCGCTGGTTGGCAGCGACATCTACGACGCGCTGCCGGCGGGCACGCTGCCGGGGCTGTACGTGCTGCTGGGCTCCGAGACGGCAAAAGATGCCTCGGACCAGAGCGGCGGCGGCGCCTGGCACGATCTCACCGTGGCGGTGGTGACCGACGCGGCGGGGTTTCAGATGGCCAAGACGGTGGCGGCGGCGGCCTGCGATGCGCTGAACGACGCGGGGCTGGCGCTCGACCGGGGGCGGTTGGTGAGCCTGCGCTTTCTGAAGGCGCGGGCAAAGCGCGAAAGCGGCGGGCTGCGGCGGATCGACATGACCTTCCGCGCCCGCGTCGAAGACGATTGA
- a CDS encoding head-tail adaptor protein — protein sequence MSGPHLNRQLVLEAPMSAPDGAGGLTESWSVLGTLWAEIRPRTGREANGEAGALAVGGFRITVRAAPQGHSNRPVPGQRLRQGGRLFRILTVTEHEPGGMYLICETREEVAA from the coding sequence ATGAGCGGGCCGCATCTGAACCGCCAACTGGTGCTGGAAGCGCCGATGAGCGCGCCGGATGGCGCCGGCGGGCTGACCGAGAGCTGGAGCGTGCTGGGCACGCTCTGGGCGGAGATCCGGCCGCGCACGGGGCGCGAGGCCAATGGCGAGGCGGGCGCACTGGCGGTGGGCGGGTTCCGCATCACCGTGCGCGCCGCGCCGCAGGGCCACTCGAACCGGCCGGTGCCGGGTCAGCGCTTGCGTCAGGGGGGGCGGCTCTTCCGCATCCTCACGGTGACCGAGCACGAGCCGGGCGGGATGTATCTGATCTGCGAGACCCGCGAGGAGGTGGCGGCATGA
- a CDS encoding head-tail connector protein produces the protein MMLIEETQVPDAALPVAALKRHLRLGSGFAEDDVQDAVLGSFLRAALAAIEARTGKALITRGFVWTLNGWRDPEAAVFPVAPVSAVSQLSVVDRFGAAEVIDPARYRLEVDGQAPRLRPQGTALPAIPEGGAAEIRFTAGYGGGFDDLPADLAQAVLLLAAHYYEYRDETALGQGCMPFGVTSLIARYRPMRMGFGA, from the coding sequence ATGATGTTGATCGAAGAAACACAGGTGCCCGACGCGGCCCTTCCGGTGGCGGCGCTGAAGCGCCACCTGCGGCTGGGTAGCGGCTTTGCCGAGGACGACGTGCAGGATGCGGTGCTGGGCTCGTTCCTGCGGGCGGCGCTGGCGGCCATCGAGGCGCGAACGGGCAAGGCGCTGATCACACGCGGCTTTGTCTGGACGCTGAACGGCTGGCGCGACCCGGAAGCTGCGGTGTTTCCGGTGGCGCCGGTGAGCGCGGTGAGCCAGCTTTCCGTCGTGGATCGGTTCGGAGCGGCAGAGGTCATCGACCCGGCGCGCTACCGGCTGGAGGTGGACGGGCAGGCGCCGAGGCTGCGCCCGCAGGGCACGGCGCTGCCGGCAATCCCCGAGGGCGGCGCGGCAGAGATCCGGTTTACCGCGGGCTATGGCGGGGGCTTCGACGATCTGCCCGCCGATCTGGCACAGGCGGTGCTGCTGCTGGCGGCGCATTACTACGAATATCGCGACGAGACGGCGCTGGGACAGGGCTGCATGCCCTTCGGTGTGACCTCGCTCATTGCCCGCTACCGGCCCATGCGCATGGGGTTCGGAGCATGA